In Deinococcus misasensis DSM 22328, the genomic stretch GTAGGCCACCATGGAACCGGCCAGCGCAAAAACCTTTTCGTTGCTGATCTGGACCTGCAACATGCGTTTGTTCTTGTTTTCGAATCTCGGCACAGGAACTCCTTTTCTCTGTTGATTGTGTTGGTGTGGTGTTCAGAGGGTATCACGCAAAATGGCCCGAGCGGGAGCAGCATCGGCTTCTTGCAGATTCAGGGGAAGACAGACCAGTTCGTAGGTTTTGAAGTCCACGCCGTTCAGGTCCACCCCTTCCAGAATCAGGATCTGGTTTCGCAAGCAGGCCTGATGGGCAGGCAGGTCTTTGGAGGTCAGGTGGTCCACACTGGGCGCATCTGTGACCAGCAATTTCACCCCTTTTTGCCCAAGCAGATCAATCAAAGCAGGATCAAAATGGCTGAAGTCCGTGGGAAAAGTGGTCCATTCAGAGGGCTCGCCAGTGAAAAAAGCCACCCGCTCTGGAAAGGCTTCAAGACCATCCAGCAAAGAAACAGGCAAGACTTTGTGGCCTCTGGCATCCAGCACCAGACAGGGACCGATCAGGACCTCCAGAGGGATTTCGCCCAATGGAGATCCTGCATCGCTGTAGTGCAAAGGGGCATCCAGATGGGTCCCGAGGTGGGTGGTGGTGACCAGACGGCCCACATTGACACTGGACCCTTCAGAAATCTTGGCCACCATTTCAAAGGAGCACTCCGTGTCACCGGGCCAGGTGGGAAAACCACTGTGCAGTTTTCGGGTGATGTCAATCATTCTTCTTCATCATAAGGGCTTTCCAGCAGAGAGACGAGGTCCAGAGATGCCAACTTCCAGGTGCCTTCTTTTTTGAAGGTCAGGGTCATGCCGTGTCTCTTGGCAATCGGGTAATCGTCAGGATTCTGGGGGGTATATGCAAAATCGATGGTCACATAAACCTGCGCTTCTTGAGGGGTGTCTTTGATGACCTGGATGGTGTTCCAGTAAAACGCTCCCATTGCCTCAGGGGGTGCATCGAACCAGTCGGCCCAGATTCTGCCCTGTTCCCTGATGCGCTTGGCACGGTCCATCAGGTTGGCGGTTTGCTCTGGGGTGCGTTTGACGTCTTTTTCAAGCACTTTCTTGTTGATTGCTGCAAGGTTGTAAAGGTCTTGAAGCACCTGCACGGCAGGGACCAGAGGATCGTCTTGCAGGGCCACCAGTTTGTTGTTCACCGTCCGATAAGCGGTCATTCTGGTGGATCCTGAACGGTCGTCTGAAACCACCACATCGTACAGGCCATTTTTGCGCTTGATGGAGGCGGACAGGTACACCCCTTGCTCCTGACTGCCTTTGGGCGGTTTGGGAAAGGTCAGGCCCAGAGGGGTCACTTTGAATCCTTTGGAGGTCTTGTCAATCAGGACCAGTCCCATTTGTCCATCTTTGACGTAAGCGTTTTTGGGGCTTCCATACACGATGGACATCACTTGCTTGCCATTGGTGGCGGTGAAAGGACCCGCAACCAGACTGTAGGTGGCATCCTCTGGTCGAATGCCTGCCATTTTGGGGTAATCCATGTAGCCATAGGTGCTCAAGAGGTCTTTGATGTCTGGCAGATAACTGTTGATCCATTTGCGCGATACCGGGTCCACGGATTGCAGGTAACTGTCGATCCGGTTCTCTTTGCCTTGCAAAATCAGGGTCACCACATCCGACATCACGGCAGAAGATCCGCCCGAACCGGAGTCCGCCCCTTCTGGAACATCAAACCAGCCATCCAGAACTTTGGGGAAAGCACGGGTGTTCACCAGATACTGACCGTTCACAAAAGAGTAGACCTCTGGCAAGGCAATGCTTTCTGCAAAGCTCATGCCAAATGCATAAGCGAAACGCCACTCTGCAGAAATCAATTCCAGAGGGCCTTTTCCATCCAGCTGTTTGGGTTCCAGCATCTCAGAGTGTGCCGTGTCGGCCACCAGAATTTTGCGTGGAGGGGTGGTCAGGGAATACACATGTTGGGTGAAACAGCAGTGGGCTCCGCCAGAGAACATGCTGATGTTGATCTCTGGGATTTTGTCTCCTGTGATGTCTTTGCACCACGCCACATTGCCCATGGCGTCTGTGAAGGTGGCAACGGTACCTGTTTTGCCCTTCAGGATGATGCGGGTTTCCCTGAGCCCATCCGATTCTTTTTCTTGGGTGATGATGTTGTAATTTCCACAGGTGGTGATGGGCTTGGGGTCACTCTGGGCATGGCCCTGCCCCAGCAAACCCAGAGCCAGCAGACCAGCAGACAGTTGAACAATGCGTTGATTCATTCTTCCTCCAAGGATGCATTCCTGCAAAACCAACCGGACAAACTGTTCTGCAGGGTGATTTCAAACTTACCACTCCCTTGCCAAAGCCGAGGTGACCAAGCCGAAAGCGTTCTTTACAGGTTTCTTTAAGCCTGCTCCCATCAGGCTTTCATCTTTCGTTTAGTAAACCTTGGACTGTCTGCCCTGTCCTGAAAAGCCAGACTTTTCTGAACATCACCCCCCTAAACGCTTTGCTGCGCAAAAGACACAGCATGGGTTGGCCTGACCAGAGATTCCTTTCCCAGAGGAGTTTTTGAAAAACATGCCTTTCTTTTCAGATCTGTTCAGAAGCCCCTGCCATACTGGAAACTGGAAAAGCCTGCTGAATCTGAACTTCAATTTTTTGCATTTGTCTATAAATTCGTATAGACATTCATTTCAATTTTGTCTTGTTTATGTAACAATCTTTCTGGTTATCCCAATTGATTATTTCCTGTCCCCAGGAACACGTGTTTGCTTGCTTCAAGACCACTGTGCCTGTCTTGCCTGCTGCCTTTGTGAACCAGCAAGACTGGCCTTGACCTGTCGCATTGACAGAAAGGAAGTTTCATGCGCCCAACCTTCTCCAGAGCAAAACTGTTGACCCTGTCCTTCAGTGGCCTGTTGGCCATCACCGCTTGCAGCCAAACCCCAGGCCCAGTGGTGGATGCCAAACAAAACGCTGTGCAAGCCCAGGCTGTCACTGGCGGATTCAAAGTGGCAAACGGCAAACTGGTGGATGCCAACGGCGTGCCCTTCATTTTTCAGGGCATCAACCATCCCCATGCGTGGTACACCTACACCACCAACACTGCCATTCCTGCCATGCGTGACAAAGGGGCCAACAGTGTGCGTCTGGTGCTCAGCAGTGGTTGCCGTGGATGGTACAAAGCCCCCGCCAGCGAAGTCACGCAGCTGATTGAACTGGCCAAATCCAAGAGCATGGTCACTGTCCTTGAAGTGCACGACACCACCGGCTATGGCGAAGACGGAGCAGCCTGCACCCTCGACAATGCCGTCAATTACTGGCTGGAAATCAAAGATGCTCTGGTGGGTCAAGAAGCCTATGCCATCGTCAACATCGGCAACGAACCTTACGGCAACAGCAACACCGGCAACTGGGCACCTGCCACCAAAGCCGCCATCCAGAAACTGCGCACCAACGGCATCAAAAACACCATCATGATCGACGGACCCAACTGGGGTCAGGACTGGTCCAACACCATGCGCGCAGAAGCCGCATCCATTTTCAATGCCGATGTGGACAAAAACCTGATTTTCTCCATCCACATGTACGAGGTCTACAACACTGCCTCCAGAGTGAATGAGTACATTGATGCCTTTGCAACCGCAGGTTTGCCTCTGGTGGTGGGTGAGTTTGCCAACACCCACAAAGGCCAGTTTGTGGACGCAGCCACCATCATGAGCAGTTCCAAGGCCAAAGTGAACGGCTACATCGGCTGGTCCTGGTCTGGCAACAGCGGCGGTGTGGAGGCTCTGGACATGGTCAACAGCTTCAATGCCAGCAGCCCGACCACTTGGGGCAACATGATCTTCGCTGACCTTGCCACCTCCAAGGTTGCAACCGTGTTTGATGGTCCACTCAACAAAACCCCCACAGTGGCGATCAGCAGTCCCACCGAAGGCCAGAGTTTCGCCTCGGGCAGCACTGTGAATGTGACCGCCACTGCAAGTGACACCGACGGCACCGTCAGCAAAGTCGACTTCTATGTCGATGGTGTCCTCAAACTCTCCGACACCACCGCCCCCTACACCTACGCTGCCACCGGCCTCACCGCAGGGGCACACGCCATCCGTGCAGTTGCCACCGACAACGGCGGAGCTTCCAGCAGCGTCACCCGCAACATCACCATTCAGGCCAACGCTGCCCCCACCCTCAGCGTTTCTACCCCCACCGAAGGTCAGAACTTCGCCACGGGAACCACCGTCAATGTCTCCGCCACCGCCACCGACAGTGACGGCGTCGCCAAAGTCGAGTTCTTCGTGGATGGCGTGCTCAAAGCCACCTCCACCCTGGCACCTTACAGTTACGCTGCCACCGGCCTCACCTCTGGAGCCCACACCGTGCGGGTGGTCGCCACCGACACCAAAGGTGCAGCCAGCACCGTCACCCGCAACATCACCGTGGGCACCGTGAACACACCCCCCACCCTGAGTGTCACGAGCCCCACCGAAGGCCAGAGTTTTGCTGCAGGAGCAAGCATCAACATGGCTGCGACAGCCACGGACAGCGATGGGGTGGCGCGGGTGGACTTCTACATCGATGGGGTGCTCAAGCTTTCTGACACCACTGCACCTTACAG encodes the following:
- a CDS encoding cyclase family protein produces the protein MIDITRKLHSGFPTWPGDTECSFEMVAKISEGSSVNVGRLVTTTHLGTHLDAPLHYSDAGSPLGEIPLEVLIGPCLVLDARGHKVLPVSLLDGLEAFPERVAFFTGEPSEWTTFPTDFSHFDPALIDLLGQKGVKLLVTDAPSVDHLTSKDLPAHQACLRNQILILEGVDLNGVDFKTYELVCLPLNLQEADAAPARAILRDTL
- a CDS encoding glycoside hydrolase family 5 protein, which produces MRPTFSRAKLLTLSFSGLLAITACSQTPGPVVDAKQNAVQAQAVTGGFKVANGKLVDANGVPFIFQGINHPHAWYTYTTNTAIPAMRDKGANSVRLVLSSGCRGWYKAPASEVTQLIELAKSKSMVTVLEVHDTTGYGEDGAACTLDNAVNYWLEIKDALVGQEAYAIVNIGNEPYGNSNTGNWAPATKAAIQKLRTNGIKNTIMIDGPNWGQDWSNTMRAEAASIFNADVDKNLIFSIHMYEVYNTASRVNEYIDAFATAGLPLVVGEFANTHKGQFVDAATIMSSSKAKVNGYIGWSWSGNSGGVEALDMVNSFNASSPTTWGNMIFADLATSKVATVFDGPLNKTPTVAISSPTEGQSFASGSTVNVTATASDTDGTVSKVDFYVDGVLKLSDTTAPYTYAATGLTAGAHAIRAVATDNGGASSSVTRNITIQANAAPTLSVSTPTEGQNFATGTTVNVSATATDSDGVAKVEFFVDGVLKATSTLAPYSYAATGLTSGAHTVRVVATDTKGAASTVTRNITVGTVNTPPTLSVTSPTEGQSFAAGASINMAATATDSDGVARVDFYIDGVLKLSDTTAPY